The following proteins come from a genomic window of Calorimonas adulescens:
- a CDS encoding glycoside hydrolase family 65 protein, whose translation MDITYDSWKIRETNYEVWRNLQAETIFSLGNGYMGMRGSFEEGYFGPPDNSFNATYINGFYDEYKISYPEDGYGFARRGQAMLNVPDAKIIEPVINGCEFNMFSGRVHSYQRILDMRNGFLERKVLWESPNGDMVEIDIKRLISFKRHHVAVVSCTVKPLNGDMEIEFISKIDGAMGNTEVSDDMRVGSGLKGRTMSTVGHGIWKDGGWIEQKTTNSGLYLLCGAKHETNFEADMEGCFYLDVLEHRFTAKIKKGEEFTIVKYITCYTSMDATEENLKGLAEKELKQSMEDGLAVIEKEQRQFLDEFWKRSDIMIEGDDAIQQGIRFCMFSLLQSLGRDGKTNIAAKGLTGEGYGGHYFWDSDIYIFPFFLYTNPDYAKLILKFRYNLLDAARERATELGHKGALYPWRTITGPECSAYFPAGTAQYHIDADITYAIKSYVMATGDRQFLIDMGAEIIFETARFWMSIGDFIPAKGGKFCINCVTGPDEYTALVDNNAYTNYMAKMNFEYAVSVAKWLMEEKPEEYRTLKEKIRISEDEIILWEKAACDMYLPNDESGIIPQDDGFLYKKRVEVNKIKDELPLLLHRHYLDIYRYQLCKQPDVLLMMFLLSEYFKGEDIKKNYDFYAPITTHDSSLSPSIFSIMARESGYFDEAYDFLKNSVRMDLDDVNGNTKDGIHAANMGGAWMALTMGAGGFRVYEDGVHFKPVLYKDWSRLCFKVRYRERSIMVDINRNIVKYTLIDGNPLTVYHYDEKLLLKPAEDIVKEYKDVKV comes from the coding sequence ATGGATATTACATATGACAGTTGGAAAATAAGAGAAACAAACTATGAGGTATGGAGGAACCTCCAAGCAGAAACCATATTTTCACTAGGAAACGGATACATGGGCATGAGAGGAAGTTTTGAAGAGGGATATTTTGGGCCTCCGGACAATTCTTTTAATGCCACGTACATAAATGGGTTTTATGACGAGTACAAGATATCCTATCCGGAGGATGGATATGGGTTTGCCAGGAGAGGCCAGGCCATGCTTAATGTACCTGATGCAAAGATAATAGAACCCGTCATAAACGGCTGTGAGTTTAATATGTTTTCGGGAAGAGTCCATTCATACCAAAGGATTCTGGATATGAGGAACGGATTTCTTGAAAGAAAGGTTTTGTGGGAGTCACCTAATGGCGACATGGTAGAGATAGATATAAAGAGGCTGATATCATTTAAGAGACACCATGTGGCTGTGGTATCATGTACTGTTAAACCTTTAAATGGTGATATGGAAATTGAATTTATATCTAAAATAGATGGCGCCATGGGGAATACAGAAGTATCTGACGACATGAGGGTTGGGTCCGGGCTTAAGGGGAGGACTATGAGTACTGTGGGGCATGGCATCTGGAAAGACGGAGGCTGGATAGAGCAGAAAACAACAAACAGCGGCCTTTATCTTTTGTGTGGTGCAAAACATGAGACAAACTTTGAGGCAGATATGGAGGGCTGCTTTTACCTGGATGTGTTGGAACACAGGTTTACTGCTAAAATTAAGAAAGGTGAGGAGTTCACTATTGTTAAATATATAACATGTTATACAAGCATGGACGCAACTGAGGAAAATCTAAAGGGCCTGGCCGAAAAAGAGTTAAAACAGTCTATGGAGGATGGCCTGGCCGTTATAGAGAAGGAGCAAAGACAGTTTCTCGATGAGTTCTGGAAAAGATCAGATATTATGATTGAGGGCGATGATGCTATTCAGCAGGGGATAAGATTCTGTATGTTTTCTCTTTTGCAGTCGCTGGGTAGAGACGGTAAAACAAATATTGCTGCAAAAGGGCTGACAGGTGAAGGCTACGGAGGTCATTATTTCTGGGATTCGGATATTTATATATTTCCGTTTTTTCTTTACACCAATCCTGATTATGCAAAGCTCATCTTGAAGTTCAGGTATAATCTACTTGATGCAGCAAGGGAAAGAGCTACAGAGCTGGGCCATAAAGGTGCCCTATATCCATGGCGAACCATTACAGGACCTGAATGCTCTGCCTATTTCCCTGCAGGTACCGCTCAATACCACATAGACGCCGATATAACCTATGCAATTAAATCCTATGTAATGGCTACAGGCGATAGACAGTTTCTCATTGATATGGGTGCTGAAATTATTTTTGAGACAGCCAGGTTCTGGATGAGCATAGGTGATTTCATACCGGCAAAAGGCGGAAAATTTTGTATAAACTGTGTTACAGGACCCGATGAATATACTGCACTGGTGGACAACAATGCCTATACCAATTATATGGCAAAAATGAATTTTGAATATGCCGTGTCTGTGGCAAAGTGGTTGATGGAAGAAAAACCTGAGGAGTATAGGACTTTAAAAGAGAAGATAAGGATAAGTGAAGATGAGATTATACTTTGGGAAAAAGCCGCCTGTGATATGTACCTACCGAATGATGAGTCAGGGATCATACCCCAGGATGACGGCTTTTTATATAAAAAGAGGGTGGAGGTTAATAAGATAAAGGATGAACTTCCTCTGCTTCTTCACAGGCATTATCTGGATATATACAGGTATCAGCTCTGTAAACAACCGGACGTGCTTTTAATGATGTTTCTCCTTAGTGAATACTTTAAGGGAGAGGATATAAAGAAAAACTATGACTTTTATGCACCCATAACAACACATGATTCATCACTCTCACCATCTATATTCAGCATTATGGCAAGAGAGTCGGGGTATTTTGATGAGGCTTATGATTTTCTGAAAAATTCGGTCAGGATGGACCTGGATGATGTCAATGGCAACACAAAGGACGGGATTCATGCCGCTAATATGGGTGGGGCATGGATGGCTTTGACGATGGGAGCGGGGGGTTTCAGGGTTTATGAGGACGGGGTTCACTTCAAGCCTGTATTGTATAAGGACTGGTCCAGACTGTGCTTCAAGGTAAGGTATCGGGAAAGATCTATAATGGTAGACATAAACAGGAACATTGTAAAGTATACCCTTATAGACGGCAATCCTCTGACAGTTTATCATTATGATGAGAAACTTTTGCTTAAACCAGCTGAGGATATAGTAAAGGAGTATAAAGATGTTAAGGTATGA